In Methanosphaera sp. ISO3-F5, a genomic segment contains:
- a CDS encoding glutathione peroxidase encodes MSIYDYTVKDTEGNDVSLSDYEGNVLLIVNSATECGFTPQYNELADIYDEFKNDGFVILDFPCNQFGNQAPGTGEEIKKACRLKFLVEYPIFEKINVNGSDEDPLFTYLKSEKSFEGFDSDHELAGVIEDVVSKIDPDYMNNSDIKWNFTKFLVDREGNVVERFEPTKDLGIVKEKIRELL; translated from the coding sequence ATGTCAATTTATGATTATACAGTTAAAGATACAGAAGGTAATGATGTTTCATTATCAGATTATGAAGGAAATGTTTTATTAATTGTTAATTCAGCAACTGAATGTGGTTTCACTCCACAGTATAATGAGTTAGCAGATATTTATGATGAGTTTAAGAATGATGGTTTTGTTATTCTTGATTTTCCTTGTAACCAGTTTGGTAACCAGGCTCCAGGTACTGGTGAGGAGATTAAGAAGGCCTGTCGTCTTAAGTTTCTAGTTGAGTATCCTATCTTTGAGAAGATTAATGTCAATGGCAGTGATGAAGATCCATTATTCACTTACTTGAAGAGTGAGAAATCTTTTGAAGGATTTGATTCTGATCATGAGTTAGCAGGTGTTATTGAGGATGTTGTTTCCAAGATTGACCCTGATTATATGAATAATAGTGATATTAAATGGAATTTCACTAAGTTTTTAGTTGACCGTGAGGGTAATGTTGTTGAAAGATTTGAACCAACCAAGGATTTAGGTATTGTTAAAGAGAAAATACGTGAGTTATTATAA